The proteins below are encoded in one region of Hordeum vulgare subsp. vulgare chromosome 3H, MorexV3_pseudomolecules_assembly, whole genome shotgun sequence:
- the LOC123442126 gene encoding uncharacterized protein LOC123442126 has protein sequence MLSPFHVRSPLLLHPCPSPPPPAQPQLHLWTGAAAARMSSPPATTMEEAEAEAAAAGAAPLIRGLPDEVVIWEILVRLDPKSLLRCRAVRRAWRRATSTRDLLLAHHARQPSLPVLYGYSCVGNDVLSISITPFDHRSDLAAGGQLQSVARLGPSLVRPEASCDGLLVLSIVSTYFAICNPATRQYAPLRMISGFRILGMYPHPPTGEYRLLLHSLESTKSTEQVHVLSRTRARQAPRNQVGCYVLSLGSGQPPRYIECADSKELKLSNNHVLFRGCLHCYPVRHGSGSIMIVVFDTTAESFRLMRAPVFPGGCGDLFQMDGMLGMSSSNFAKTIMGIWVLRDYESEDWILKCKIELPVMEIRVLSDNHDHDNFWDVVVVPGDGEFLVLVKFAGLLLQVDMDGKLVTTFHRKGIHPAQLQLKQSLVPHAFFSSLEGYVVNDWPFI, from the coding sequence ATGCTAAGCCCATTCCATGTCCGCTCACCGCTCTTGCTGCATCCATGCCCCTCCCCTCCGCCGCCGGCACAACCGCAGCTCCACCTGTGGACGGGAGCAGCAGCAGCCAGGAtgagctccccgccggcgacgacCATggaggaggctgaggcggaggccgcAGCAGCAGGAGCCGCGCCTCTCATCCGCGGCCTCCCAGACGAGGTCGTCATCTGGGAGATCCTCGTCCGCCTCGACCCCAAATCCCTCCTCCGCTGCCGCGCCGTCCGCCGGGCCTGGCGCCGCGCCACCTCCACCCGCGACCTCCTCCTCGCCCACCACGCCCGCCAGCCCTCCCTCCCCGTCCTCTACGGTTACAGCTGCGTCGGGAACGACGTCTTGTCCATATCCATCACCCCCTTCGACCACCGCTCAGACCTCGCCGCCGGCGGCCAGCTCCAGTCCGTCGCGCGCCTTGGCCCCTCCCTCGTCCGTCCGGAGGCCTCCTGCGACGGCCTCCTCGTCCTCTCCATCGTCAGCACCTACTTCGCCATCTGCAACCCCGCAACTCGTCAGTACGCTCCCCTCCGTATGATTTCTGGCTTCAGGATCTTGGGAATGTACCCTCACCCGCCTACCGGCGAGTACAGACTGCTCCTGCACTCTTTGGAATCCACGAAATCCACGGAGCAGGTCCATGTGCTTTCGCGTACCCGCGCCAGGCAGGCACCTCGGAATCAAGTTGGCTGCTACGTCCTATCACTGGGCTCTGGCCAGCCGCCGAGGTACATTGAGTGTGCAGACTCCAAGGAACTGAAATTGAGCAACAATCATGTGCTATTTCGTGGTTGCTTGCATTGCTACCCAGTGCGACATGGAAGCGGTAGCATCATGATAGTGGTGTTCGACACCACAGCCGAGTCGTTCCGGCTGATGCGCGCTCCGGTTTTTCCTGGCGGCTGCGGTGACCTGTTTCAGATGGATGGCATGCTCGGCATGTCCAGCTCTAATTTTGCAAAGACAATCATGGGCATCTGGGTGCTGCGGGACTATGAGAGCGAGGACTGGATCTTAAAGTGCAAGATTGAATTGCCGGTTATGGAGATCAGGGTGTTGTCGGATAATCATGACCATGACAATTTTTGGGATGTGGTGGTCGTGCCTGGTGATGGTGAGTTTCTTGTGCTGGTCAAATTTGCGGGGCTGCTACTTCAGGTTGACATGGATGGCAAGCTGGTCACCACTTTCCATCGCAAAGGCATCCATCCTGCTCAATTACAGCTCAAACAAAGTCTTGTTCCACATGCCTTCTTTTCATCACTAGAGGGTTATGTTGTGAACGATTGGCCTTTCATCTGA